The Nitrospiraceae bacterium sequence TCAAAGGCATCGTCGGAAGCTTCTCCCATCGAAGGAATGATCGCATGCCGGCAACCCCATCCTCGGCGAACCCGTAAATCTGTGAGAAGGTCGAAGGAAAAATCCGTATGATGGAACAACGCACGAGAGAAAAAGTTTCCGCTGTGGTGATTGCCTATAATGATGCACCGAATATGCGCAAATGTTTAGAGAGTCTTCATTGGGTGGATGAGCTGGTGGTGATCGATTCTCATAGTACGGATGGAACGACTGATATTTGCCGTGAATTTACCTCCAAGATTTTCCATTATCCCTTCCAGGGGTTTGGGGTGCTTCGAAATCACGCTCTGACCCATGCCGCGCATGATTGGGTGTTGAGCCTGGATACGGATGAACGGGTGACGCCAATGGTGCAGGAAGAAATCGAACGGTTGCTTCTGGCTGGGCCTTCGGCGCAGGCATATAAGATTCCCAGAAGAAATTTTTTCCTAGGGCGGTGGATCAAACATTGTGGATGGTATCCTGATTACCGGCAACCCCAGTTTTTTCATAAGGGACATATGCGATATCGCGAGGAGCTGGTTCATGAGGGCTATGAGCTGACGGGGAAACTTGGATATCTTCATGCCAGTCTGGAGCAGATTCCCTTTCGGGATATCGATCACTACTTTCGGAAAATGGATCGGTATTCCAGCTTGCGGGCGGAGGACATGCATCGTGAAGGCCGGACATTCCGCCCCCATCAGTTGGTGCTTCGTCCCTTATTTACTTTTCTGAAAATGTACGTGTTTCGGGGGGGGATGTTGGACCGCAAACCTGGACTGATTTTATCCATGTTGTATGCCTATTACACCTTTGTGAAATACGCCAAGTTGTGGGAAATGCAAAAACGTTGACTCTATGGACCTCATCTGCGATCCCGTTGATCCTCCAATGGCTAGGCCAAAGGTAAGCCCAACTCTCTCTCGTTATCAAGGACCCATGCGCATTCTTCACACGGAATCTTCATCAGGGATGGGAGGGCAGGAATACCGCATATTGGAGGAAGCGCAAGGCATGGAGAAGCGTGGCCATACGGTGGTCGTGGCTGCCCCGCATGGGAGTCGTTTGGCTGCCCTGGCGGAGCAGCGAGGGCTCCGGGTCCAAATAATCACTTCCGGCAAGCGAGGGTGGATCACGCTCGTCCCCTCTTATTTGCGAATTTTGAAACACTATGAGATTGATGTGGTCAATACGCACGGGTCACTAGATAGTTGGACTGCATCGATTGCCGGACGAATCTCATCTCGCCGCCCCATCATTGTCCGGACCCGCCACAAAAGCACGCCGGTCTCACGGACGTGGCGGCATCGACTCCTCTATGGAAAATTGCCCCATGTCATCACCACCACGGGTGAGGCAGTCAGGCAGGGATTGATGACACGGATCCGGCTGAGCCCCTCGCGGGTCATTTCGATACCCACGGGCGTTGATTTGGAGCGATTTCATCCCCAACCCCCGGATGCGTCTTTACGAAAGAGTTTGGGGCTTGCAAGCCAAGGGCCTCTGGTTGGAGCTGTCACCTTTCTGCGCCCGGAAAAGGGCATGGCGGTCTTAATCGAGGCGGTCCGATGGCTCAGGGAACGCTTTTCCACCGTCGAGTGCGTTATCATTGGAGAAGGCGGACAACAAGCGGCACTGGTGGATCGGATTCGAGAGCTTGGCTTGGAGCACTGTGTGCATCTTATCGGGTTTCGGCAGGATGTGCCGGCTTTGCTGGCGATCCTTGATGTGGTCGTTATTCCTTCTTTTGAAGAAGGTATTCCTCAATCTCTCACTCAAGCCTTAGCCATGGAACGTCCTGTGGTCGCTTCTGCGGTCGGAGGAGTGCCCGAGGTGGTGCAGGATGGCTTGAGCGGACTGTTGGTCCCTCCACGAAACCCCGAGATCTTAGCCGAAAAAATTGCCTGTCTTCTGTCTGATCCCATTGCCGCGAGCCGAATGGGGAAGATCGGGCGAGAGGTCATCCACGAACGATTTTCCATGGAACACATGCTGACTCAAACGGAGTTGGTGTATCGGCAATTGATGCAAACACACTCTCCTTTTGTCGTAAAGAGGTCTTGAGCGGGTGTGGCGCACGTCGGCGAAATTATTTAGTTGAGCTGCAAAGGATTCTAAGCATGGTTTGTCTGACAGGGGATGTCCACCAGCGCTCGTATCGGGGAACCGATACGCCATTTAGCTCTCAAACAGAAGTCGCATTAGCCGGGAAATATTGTGATATTGCCGGGAAATACGGAGTGAAAGTCACGCTGTTTTTTACCGGAAAAGCCTGCCAGGAGGAACCGGAGACAGTGAAAATCCTATCGGCTCTGCCTCATTGTGAAACTGGGGGCCATACCTTTGCGGCTTTTCGAGATCCGTTATCGCGAATATTCAAAAAAGTGTATGGAACGCCATGGGGAACCACAGCGCATCAACTTCGGGATATTCAGAGGACCATTGCCAGCATTCAACAGGTGACGGGCCAACGAATTCAGATATGGCGAAACCATAGTTATATACGAACCGTTGATACGGATCACCTGTTAGAATCCTGTGGAATCCATGTGGTGTCCGATGAGGTCTCCGATTTGAAGATATCCGCCGAATGGGTGCGTCCCGGCTATCGTTCGGTTCCGATGAATGTTCTTCCGGATCACGAACATGTCTTACATGGAAAATATCAACATGGGAAAACCAGGCCGGAGCGCCTTACCCACCGAATGCCTATCACGGATTGGGCCGATCAGGTGAAGTCGAGCATACGGAGTATATGCGAGCAAGGAGGAACAGCGACGGTTCTTGCCCATCCGATGTGCATGGAGGTTGCCGATGGCATGGTGGTGTTTGAGGAGCTTTGTCGATATATCCAGCCGTATGGGACGGTTTGGCTCTCAGAAGTACAGTGAAGGAAACGAGGTGGGAAAATGAAGGATGCCGGTTGAGGAGTGGTGGGGTGGAATACCTGATGCGCAGGAATCGACCAATTGACGATGATGCCAAACCCGGGAATCCGTGCAGGTATAGCTTTCCTTCCTACCCCTAACGGTTATCGATAAAGGATCAATTATCTTATGAAGAACCAGAATAGTCTAGCCCAAAAGAATGTCAGTTCCGTCAAGCGGGAAACCGTTTCTTGTGCCGTGGTGGCATTCAACGAAGAGAAAAACCTTCAGGCCTGTCTGGAAAGTGCAACGTGGATGGATGAAATCGTCGTGGTGGATTCATTCAGTACGGATCACACCATGGATATTGCCAGAACGTTTACGGACAAGATTTTTCAACGCCCCTGGCGAGGGTTTGGGGATCAGAAAAATTATGCGATGGATCAAGCGACTACGGATTGGGTTTTTATTTTGGATTCCGACGAGCGCATTCCTGCCGAACTTCAGGCTGAGATAGAAGCGGTGCTGTCTGCCGGTTCCAAGGATGGACCTGTGGCCTATTATGTTCCCCGTCATAATTATTATTTTGGCTCCCTGGTGTTGAACGCCGGGTGTTATCCTGATTATCAATTGCGTCTGTTCCGCCGGGGAATCGGCCATTTGGATGACGCCGAGCCACACAATAAATTCATCTTTTTGGGAGAGTCGGCCCATCTCTCGTGTCCATTGGTGCACCTCACCAGGCCCACGCTTCACAATTATTTTGAAAAATTTCCAAATTTTACGACCTTGGCCGCTCAAGACCGGGCTAGAACCAAACGCCATGTGCGTGGCACAGACCTCTTTTTTCGCCCGATCTTTACATTTTCAAAATATTATTTCGCTCGAAAGGCTTATCGCGATGGCATGGCGGGGTTTTTAGTCAGCGCTCTGTCCAGTATGTATACCTTTGTGAAATATGCCAAGCTCTGGCATATGAGACAGCTCGAAGTCCAGGAATCTTCTCAGGAAATAATGTAGCGAGCGATGACCCTGGCCAGAATGACAGTCCATGGCGATAAGATATTGTCCCATGATTCAGAACGGTGCAGACACCTGATGCGTGTCGGATTTGATGCCGGGCCCATGCGGTCCGCCTATAGCGGGATTGGACAGTATGTGCGATGCCTCTTCCCGGCCATGTATTCATTTTCTCAAGATATTGAATGGGAAGCCTATGCCTCATCGAGTGGTTCTTCCCAAGCCTTCCCGCTTCATTTTCCGTCGCATGTTTCCCTGAAATGCTCCAAGCCCTCTTGGGGGTTTGGCCGAAGGGAGAAAGATCGCCCCCCGCTCGATATTTTTCATGGGACCAACTTCAAGGCTCCGGATTATGGCCAACGTCACACTATCCTCACGATCCATGATGTCTGGTTGGCACGTTATCCGGAGTATTCGAAAAAATTCTTTGGCCAAGCACTTTCCTCCTGGAAGTTAGGCCTGCGTGCCAGACAGGTCTCTCGTGTGGTGGCGGTCTCCAAATTTTCTTCCCGAGAAATTCAAGAGGTGCTTCATCTCCCGTCCGACCGTATTACGGTGATCCACCACGGGCCATCTCCCGACATGGTTCCTGATCGTGATAAGCAGAAGCTTCAGGAGGTTCGGACTCGATTGCACATTCCTGCCCGTCCGTTTGTGCTGTTTGTGGGGGGAGCTGAACCCCGGAAAAACCATACCGCAGTTTTTAAGGCGTTTGCCCGATCTCCACGACTGGCCTCAGGGTGCGCTCTTGTGGCCATCGGTGAGTTAGCATCACGGGGTGCCAGCCTGATGGTGACGGCCGGGGAGTTGGGGATTATGGATTCGGTCTGTTGTCCCGGATATGTGTCCAGCGAAGATTTACGGCTGCTGTATTCCCATGCGGAAGCTTTCGTGTTTCCCTCCTTCTATGAAGGGTTCGGGATTCCCCTTCTTGATGCGATGGCCTGTGGTGCTCCGATCATTACCGGGACGGGGAGTGCTTTGCCGGAAGTTGCAGGGGATGCCGCTCTCTATGTCGACCCTCTGGATCCGGAGCAACTGGGAGTGGAAATTGAACGGCTGGTGGGTGATCGCGAATTACAAACGCAATTACGCAATAAGGGGTTTGAGCGGGTGAAGCAATTTACATGGGAGCGGGCGGCACAGGACACGCTGAATCTCTATAGGGACGTGTGTGGCTAACCAAAGGTGCGTCATGAAATATGCCACGGATTGGATAACCTCTTGGCCGGTTTGGATGGCATTGATTTCGGTAGGTGTAACAGTAGGGCTTCCTCGCGTTCCGTATTATCAGGAGGGTCTTCCCTATATCTATGCCCTCGGGGGCATGGCCTTAGTGGCTTGGTACATTGGGGTCGGGTTTCTCATTCTTGGACTCTATTTCCTTGTTATGGGATGTGTGAGGGCAGGGTGGTTCCTGAGCAGAAGGCTCCATGCGGTACTCTTGGGAGGCGTGGCCTTGATTCTTGCCGGGGGCTGTCACTGGTTCTATTTGACATTGTTAGAGATGTCAATCCGAGTTACATGAGACCGGGATTTCCTCAAATGCCTCCGGACAAGCCTTCACTCCTTCCGGATACACATCGAAGCCAGCCCCGCCTGTGTTGGAGGAACCTTGCGGAGGCGCTCTTTTTTTGTTTGACGATGACGCTTTGGGCAAAATGGTCTACCAATTTGCCGGGGTGGGGAGATGTCATTGCCTCAGAAAACGGGCCGGTTGAGATGATGAGTGCGGGCGTATGGTTTGTTGCCACGGTGTGGTGCCTGACGGCGGGCCTCAGTCATTCTCACCATCGCATTGAGTGGTTGGGGCTCACGGC is a genomic window containing:
- a CDS encoding glycosyltransferase family 2 protein; protein product: MMEQRTREKVSAVVIAYNDAPNMRKCLESLHWVDELVVIDSHSTDGTTDICREFTSKIFHYPFQGFGVLRNHALTHAAHDWVLSLDTDERVTPMVQEEIERLLLAGPSAQAYKIPRRNFFLGRWIKHCGWYPDYRQPQFFHKGHMRYREELVHEGYELTGKLGYLHASLEQIPFRDIDHYFRKMDRYSSLRAEDMHREGRTFRPHQLVLRPLFTFLKMYVFRGGMLDRKPGLILSMLYAYYTFVKYAKLWEMQKR
- a CDS encoding glycosyltransferase family 4 protein, with the protein product MRILHTESSSGMGGQEYRILEEAQGMEKRGHTVVVAAPHGSRLAALAEQRGLRVQIITSGKRGWITLVPSYLRILKHYEIDVVNTHGSLDSWTASIAGRISSRRPIIVRTRHKSTPVSRTWRHRLLYGKLPHVITTTGEAVRQGLMTRIRLSPSRVISIPTGVDLERFHPQPPDASLRKSLGLASQGPLVGAVTFLRPEKGMAVLIEAVRWLRERFSTVECVIIGEGGQQAALVDRIRELGLEHCVHLIGFRQDVPALLAILDVVVIPSFEEGIPQSLTQALAMERPVVASAVGGVPEVVQDGLSGLLVPPRNPEILAEKIACLLSDPIAASRMGKIGREVIHERFSMEHMLTQTELVYRQLMQTHSPFVVKRS
- a CDS encoding polysaccharide deacetylase family protein, with the protein product MVCLTGDVHQRSYRGTDTPFSSQTEVALAGKYCDIAGKYGVKVTLFFTGKACQEEPETVKILSALPHCETGGHTFAAFRDPLSRIFKKVYGTPWGTTAHQLRDIQRTIASIQQVTGQRIQIWRNHSYIRTVDTDHLLESCGIHVVSDEVSDLKISAEWVRPGYRSVPMNVLPDHEHVLHGKYQHGKTRPERLTHRMPITDWADQVKSSIRSICEQGGTATVLAHPMCMEVADGMVVFEELCRYIQPYGTVWLSEVQ
- a CDS encoding glycosyltransferase family 2 protein — protein: MKNQNSLAQKNVSSVKRETVSCAVVAFNEEKNLQACLESATWMDEIVVVDSFSTDHTMDIARTFTDKIFQRPWRGFGDQKNYAMDQATTDWVFILDSDERIPAELQAEIEAVLSAGSKDGPVAYYVPRHNYYFGSLVLNAGCYPDYQLRLFRRGIGHLDDAEPHNKFIFLGESAHLSCPLVHLTRPTLHNYFEKFPNFTTLAAQDRARTKRHVRGTDLFFRPIFTFSKYYFARKAYRDGMAGFLVSALSSMYTFVKYAKLWHMRQLEVQESSQEIM
- a CDS encoding glycosyltransferase family 4 protein; translated protein: MRVGFDAGPMRSAYSGIGQYVRCLFPAMYSFSQDIEWEAYASSSGSSQAFPLHFPSHVSLKCSKPSWGFGRREKDRPPLDIFHGTNFKAPDYGQRHTILTIHDVWLARYPEYSKKFFGQALSSWKLGLRARQVSRVVAVSKFSSREIQEVLHLPSDRITVIHHGPSPDMVPDRDKQKLQEVRTRLHIPARPFVLFVGGAEPRKNHTAVFKAFARSPRLASGCALVAIGELASRGASLMVTAGELGIMDSVCCPGYVSSEDLRLLYSHAEAFVFPSFYEGFGIPLLDAMACGAPIITGTGSALPEVAGDAALYVDPLDPEQLGVEIERLVGDRELQTQLRNKGFERVKQFTWERAAQDTLNLYRDVCG